The Helianthus annuus cultivar XRQ/B chromosome 16, HanXRQr2.0-SUNRISE, whole genome shotgun sequence genome includes a window with the following:
- the LOC110918059 gene encoding transmembrane 9 superfamily member 1 — MPSSLLLLLLLTASFLLISSPVFASEYDHKYQPDEAVKLWVNKVGPYNNPQETYNYYSLPFCRKPSNPGHKWGGLGEVLGGNELIDSQFDIKFQKNVEKATICELQLDESKVNQFKEAIENNYWFEFFMDDLPFWGFVGELHTDRNSDSKHMLFTHKNITIHYNKDQIIHVNLTQENPRPLEAGKTLDMTYSVTWTETNITFARRFDVYLDYHFFEHQIHWFSIFNSFMMVIFLTGLVSMILMRTLRNDYAKYAREDDDLDSLERDVSEESGWKLVHGDVFRPPRNLALLSAVVGTGAQLALLILLVILFAIVATLYIGRGAIVTTFIVCYALTSFVSGYVSGGMYSRHGGKNWIKSMILTASLFPFLCFGIGFVLNTIAIFYGSLAAIPFGTMVVVFVIWAFISFPLALLGTVVGRNWSGAPSNPCRVKTIPRPIPDKKWYLTPSVVSVMGGLLPFGSIFIEMYFVFTSFWNYKVYYVYGFMLLVFLILIIVTVCVTIVGTYFLLNAENYHWQWTSFFSAASTAIYVYLYSIYYYYVKTKMSGFFQTSFYFGYTAMFCFGLGILCGAVGYLGSNLFVRRIYRNIKCD; from the exons ATGCCGTCttctctcctcctcctcctcctcctcaccGCTTCCTTTCTTCTTATCTCCTCACCGGTCTTCGCTTCAGAGTATGATCACAAG TATCAACCAGATGAAGCAGTTAAACTTTGGGTAAACAAAGTTGGGCCTTACAATAACCCACAGGAAACATATAACTACTACAGCCTTCCGTTTTGTCGTAAACCTAGTAACCCTGGGCATAAGTGGGGTGGCCTGGGTGAAGTATTGGGTGGAAATGAACTTATTGATAGTCAATTTGACATCAAGTTTCAAA AGAACGTGGAGAAGGCTACAATTTGTGAACTTCAACTTGATGAATCAAAGGTTAACCAGTTTAAAGAAGCCATCGAGAATAACTATTGGTTTGAATTTTTCATGG ACGATCTGCCGTTCTGGG GTTTCGTTGGGGAGCTACATACTGATAGGAATAGCGATAGCAAGCATATGCTATTCACCCATAAGAATATTACCATACATTACAACAAAGATCAG ATCATTCATGTTAATCTCACTCAAGAGAACCCAAGACCACTGGAAGCTGGGAAAACCCTAGACATGACTTACTCCGTCACGTGGACTGAAACTAATATCACTTTTGCACGCCGTTTTGATGTTTACTTGGATTACCATTTTTTTGAGCATCAG ATTCATTGGTTTTCTATTTTTAACTCGTTTATGATGGTTATCTTCCTCACCGGGTTGGTTTCAATGATTTTGATGCGGACTCTTAGAAATGATTATGCTAAGTACGCTCGCGAAGACGATGATCTAGACAGTCTG GAAAGAGATGTAAGTGAAGAATCCGGTTGGAAGCTTGTGCATGGGGATGTATTCCGACCACCGCGTAATTTGGCTTTATTGTCGGCAGTGGTTGGAACGGGTGCTCAGTTGGCTCTACTGATTCTTCTTGTCATTTTGTTTGCAATTGTTGCAACGTTGTACATTGG GCGAGGAGCAATTGTCACTACGTTCATTGTCTGCTATGCCCTGACGTCATTTGTCTCTGGATACGTGAGTGGCGGCATGTATTCACGCCATGGTG GTAAAAACTGGATAAAGTCGATGATCCTGACCGCATCGCTTTTCCCATTTTTGTGCTTTGGGATCGGCTTTGTTCTGAACACGATTGCTATATTTTACGGGTCTCTAGCAGCAATTCCGTTTGGCACAATGGTGGTTGTTTTTGTTATATGGGCGTTTATCTCTTTCCCTCTTGCTCTTCTCGGTACAGTTGTTGGAAGGAACTGGAGTGGGGCCCCAAGCAACCCTTGTCGTGTAAAAACCATTCCTCGCCCTATTCCCGACAAGAAGTGGTATCTCACACCGTCTGTAGTCTCCGTAATGGGAGGACTGCTACCTTTCGGCAGTATTTTCATCGAAATGTACTTTGTCTTCACATCGTTTTGGAACTACAAG GTGTACTATGTTTATGGGTTTATGCTACTTGTTTTTCTGATTCTCATCATCGTGACCGTGTGCGTTACAATTGTGGGAACGTATTTTCTGCTAAATGCCGAGAATTACCACTGGCAATGGACTTCCTTCTTCTCTGCAGCCTCTACCGCTATTTATGTCTACTTGTATTCGATATATTACTATTATGTCAAGACCAAGATGTCGGGCTTTTTCCAAACCAGCTTCTACTTCGGATACACTGCAATGTTCTGCTTTGGTTTAGGAATTCTTTGTG GAGCTGTGGGGTATCTGGGCTCTAATCTCTTTGTGAGACGGATTTACCGAAACATCAAGTGTGATTAA